One Trachemys scripta elegans isolate TJP31775 chromosome 4, CAS_Tse_1.0, whole genome shotgun sequence genomic region harbors:
- the KBTBD4 gene encoding kelch repeat and BTB domain-containing protein 4 isoform X1 has product MDSSEETGGSSTEENYFVNYTFTDRSHSGRVAQGIMKLCLEDELFADVTISVEGKEFQLHRLVLSAQSCFFRSMFTSNLKEAHNQVIELQDVSESVFQLLVDYIYHGTVKLRAEELQETYEVADMYQLTALFEECSRFLARTVQVRNCLQVMWLADQHSDMELYTAAKHCAKSHLSQLQDTEEFLHLPLRLLTDILTDGVPCSENPTVAIETWINFNKEERASFSEVLRSSLKEIGENVHIYLIGKESSRTHSLAVSLHCADDDSISVSGQNSLCHQITAACKHGSDLYVVGGSIPRRMWKCNNATVDWEWCAPLPRDRLQHTLVSVPSKDAIYSLGGKTLQDTLSNAVIYYRVQDNVWTETSQLEVAVSGAAGANLNGIIYLLGGEENDLDFFTKPSRLIQCYDTNTEKCHVKPYVLPFAGHMHAAVHKDLVFIVAEGDSLLCYNPLLDSFTRLCLPDAWSSVPSLWKIASCNGSIYVFRDRYKKGDANTFKLNPATSVVTVTSGIKVLLTNLQFVLA; this is encoded by the exons ATGGACTCATCGGAGGAGACTGGGGGCTCCTCCACAGAAGAGAACTACTTTGTGAATTACACCTTCACTGACCGTTCTCACTCAGGCCGCGTAGCTCAGGGTATTATGAAGCTCTGTCTGGAGGATGAGCTCTTTGCTGATGTTACCATCTCAGTGGAAGGCAAAGAATTCCAGCTGCACCGGCTAGTCCTCTCAGCTCAGAGCTGCTTCTTTCGTTCCATGTTCACTTCCAACCTGAAAGAGGCTCACAACCAGGTGATTGAGCTGCAAGATGTTAGCGAGAGTGTTTTCCAACTCCTGGTGGACTATATTTACCATGGGACTGTAAAGCTGCGGGCAGAAGAGTTGCAGGAAACGTATGAGGTGGCAGATATGTACCAGCTGACTGCCCTTTTTGAGGAGTGCTCCCGTTTCCTGGCCCGCACGGTGCAGGTGAGAAATTGTCTTCAGGTTATGTGGCTGGCAGATCAACATAGTGACATGGAGCTCTACACAGCTGCAAAGCATTGTGCCAAGTCACATTTGTCACAGCTTCAGGATACAGAGGAGTTCCTGCACCTACCTCTCCGCCTGCTGACAGACATCCTTACAG ATGGTGTTCCATGTTCAGAGAATCCAACAGTTGCCATAGAAACCTGGATCAACTTCAACAAAGAGGAGCGGGCAAGCTTCTCGGAGGTGCTGCGATCCAGTCTAAAG GAGATTGGGGAGAACGTTCACATCTACCTGATCGGGAAGGAGTCATCGCGTACGCACTCACTTGCTGTGTCTCTGCACTGTGCTGATGATGACTCAATCAGTGTGAGTGGCCAGAATAGCCTGTGCCATCAGATCACTGCAGCTTGCAAGCATGGCAGTGACCTGTATGTCGTAGGGGGCTCCATTCCACGACGCATGTGGAAATGTAACAATGCCACCGTAGACTGGGAATGGTGTGCTCCTCTGCCCCGTGACCGGCTCCAACACACCCTTGTCTCCGTGCCCAGCAAGGATGCTATATACTCACTGGGAGGCAAGACGTTGCAGGACACACTCTCCAATGCTGTCATATACTACAGAGTGCAAGACAATGTGTGGACAGAGACCAGCCAGCTGGAAGTTGCTGTCTCTGGGGCTGCAGGTGCCAACCTCAATGGTATCATTTACCtgttgggtggggaggagaatgaTCTGGACTTCTTCACTAAGCCCTCCCGGCTCATTCAGTGCTACGACACCAATACAGAGAAGTGCCACGTGAAACCTTATGTATTGCCTTTTGCAGGGCACATGCATGCTGCTGTGCATAAAGACCTAGTGTTCATTGTGGCTGAGGGGGACTCGTTGCTGTGCTATAATCCCCTCCTGGATAGCTTCACCCGACTCTGTCTGCCAGATGCCTGGAGCTCAGTACCATCCCTCTGGAAAATTGCCAGTTGTAACGGCAGCATCTATGTCTTTCGGGATCGTTACAAAAAGGGAGATGCCAACACCTTCAAACTCAACCCAGCCACCTCTGTGGTGACTGTCACCAGTGGCATCAAGGTGCTGCTCACTAACCTGCAGTTTGTGCTGGCTTGA
- the KBTBD4 gene encoding kelch repeat and BTB domain-containing protein 4 isoform X2, whose product MKGRAADCWRSDLCSNMDSSEETGGSSTEENYFVNYTFTDRSHSGRVAQGIMKLCLEDELFADVTISVEGKEFQLHRLVLSAQSCFFRSMFTSNLKEAHNQVIELQDVSESVFQLLVDYIYHGTVKLRAEELQETYEVADMYQLTALFEECSRFLARTVQVRNCLQVMWLADQHSDMELYTAAKHCAKSHLSQLQDTEEFLHLPLRLLTDILTDGVPCSENPTVAIETWINFNKEERASFSEVLRSSLKEIGENVHIYLIGKESSRTHSLAVSLHCADDDSISVSGQNSLCHQITAACKHGSDLYVVGGSIPRRMWKCNNATVDWEWCAPLPRDRLQHTLVSVPSKDAIYSLGGKTLQDTLSNAVIYYRVQDNVWTETSQLEVAVSGAAGANLNGIIYLLGGEENDLDFFTKPSRLIQCYDTNTEKCHVKPYVLPFAGHMHAAVHKDLVFIVAEGDSLLCYNPLLDSFTRLCLPDAWSSVPSLWKIASCNGSIYVFRDRYKKGDANTFKLNPATSVVTVTSGIKVLLTNLQFVLA is encoded by the exons ATTGCTGGAGGTCAGATCTGTGCAGCAACATGGACTCATCGGAGGAGACTGGGGGCTCCTCCACAGAAGAGAACTACTTTGTGAATTACACCTTCACTGACCGTTCTCACTCAGGCCGCGTAGCTCAGGGTATTATGAAGCTCTGTCTGGAGGATGAGCTCTTTGCTGATGTTACCATCTCAGTGGAAGGCAAAGAATTCCAGCTGCACCGGCTAGTCCTCTCAGCTCAGAGCTGCTTCTTTCGTTCCATGTTCACTTCCAACCTGAAAGAGGCTCACAACCAGGTGATTGAGCTGCAAGATGTTAGCGAGAGTGTTTTCCAACTCCTGGTGGACTATATTTACCATGGGACTGTAAAGCTGCGGGCAGAAGAGTTGCAGGAAACGTATGAGGTGGCAGATATGTACCAGCTGACTGCCCTTTTTGAGGAGTGCTCCCGTTTCCTGGCCCGCACGGTGCAGGTGAGAAATTGTCTTCAGGTTATGTGGCTGGCAGATCAACATAGTGACATGGAGCTCTACACAGCTGCAAAGCATTGTGCCAAGTCACATTTGTCACAGCTTCAGGATACAGAGGAGTTCCTGCACCTACCTCTCCGCCTGCTGACAGACATCCTTACAG ATGGTGTTCCATGTTCAGAGAATCCAACAGTTGCCATAGAAACCTGGATCAACTTCAACAAAGAGGAGCGGGCAAGCTTCTCGGAGGTGCTGCGATCCAGTCTAAAG GAGATTGGGGAGAACGTTCACATCTACCTGATCGGGAAGGAGTCATCGCGTACGCACTCACTTGCTGTGTCTCTGCACTGTGCTGATGATGACTCAATCAGTGTGAGTGGCCAGAATAGCCTGTGCCATCAGATCACTGCAGCTTGCAAGCATGGCAGTGACCTGTATGTCGTAGGGGGCTCCATTCCACGACGCATGTGGAAATGTAACAATGCCACCGTAGACTGGGAATGGTGTGCTCCTCTGCCCCGTGACCGGCTCCAACACACCCTTGTCTCCGTGCCCAGCAAGGATGCTATATACTCACTGGGAGGCAAGACGTTGCAGGACACACTCTCCAATGCTGTCATATACTACAGAGTGCAAGACAATGTGTGGACAGAGACCAGCCAGCTGGAAGTTGCTGTCTCTGGGGCTGCAGGTGCCAACCTCAATGGTATCATTTACCtgttgggtggggaggagaatgaTCTGGACTTCTTCACTAAGCCCTCCCGGCTCATTCAGTGCTACGACACCAATACAGAGAAGTGCCACGTGAAACCTTATGTATTGCCTTTTGCAGGGCACATGCATGCTGCTGTGCATAAAGACCTAGTGTTCATTGTGGCTGAGGGGGACTCGTTGCTGTGCTATAATCCCCTCCTGGATAGCTTCACCCGACTCTGTCTGCCAGATGCCTGGAGCTCAGTACCATCCCTCTGGAAAATTGCCAGTTGTAACGGCAGCATCTATGTCTTTCGGGATCGTTACAAAAAGGGAGATGCCAACACCTTCAAACTCAACCCAGCCACCTCTGTGGTGACTGTCACCAGTGGCATCAAGGTGCTGCTCACTAACCTGCAGTTTGTGCTGGCTTGA